A region of the Plasmodium sp. gorilla clade G2 genome assembly, chromosome: 9 genome:
atatagtgataatataatgataCACACGATGgtctcatatatatatatttatatatgttattaacACGATGAATGAAAAATATCTTATCAATAATATAGtagtaaaaaattatataataaagagaTATAACAAGTGTCtctataaaaaagaagaagataaGAATAATgtgattatatttttatataaatattgtaaatattataaagaatGGAGTTGCTATGAAGGACATAAAATATGTAGTGAGAAAAAtcagaaaagaaaaaacgtTTCTATTGAATATACAAATGATAGAAAGAAGaaattaaagaatataaagaatagaatgttaaaatatatgattatatataatttccctttattattttatatgttttttgtatttattataatatatatttttcttcttatacttttattttataataataaacattatATACAATGCACAATACCATTTGATGATTGCCCATTAATTTTACATGCTCatctaaataattttttaaaaaatacaaagattaataatatatctaaagaaaatatttatttattttataaaaacatgttattattattagacaAAAATGGAAGGCAAAATgaaaggaaaaagaaaaaacaacaaaaaaaaaacaaacaaatcaATGACAAAActaataataagaagaatgaaacaaaaaaagatagtaatcataaatattatgaatatcaaaattattatcattataataatataaaagatattaatatgttaaaaaaaaaaaaaatttataaaattttaaatacacAAAAAGTAACATGTACACAATgtgaaattatttttaatataataaatgatgaaactattgatgatatattaaatttttatgaaatCAATAAATGTGTAAAGCAAATAGATAGGACCtattgtataaatataaatgatgatacaatatataataaaaaaattcatatttataaaaaatatacaggACCAATTAGACAAACAAATCATTTTGATATACTAAAGaaacacaaaaatatattaagccGGTATTCTTATCATGATGCATACATGAAGGAGAAGGTTGTCATTCGtagtaaaaattaaaatataaataaatatatatatatatatatataatatatatatgtatatttttttttatgtataatttttctttttatattttatgacaATTCCGTTTTTTAAACCTTTGTAGACAGAATAAAATATCTCTATCCCTTTCTTCaagattattttttaaacttagattattttaaattatatgacAACCTCCAAAAGAGTAACacaaaaatgaagaaataaataaatatataatatatatatatatatatatataatatatcttttctcattttttgaTTTACTAGAAATTGAGGTTAATGAAGAAAGCCTGAGGAAGTTCTCCTTCCTATACGATAAAAGCTTAAATTTATGTCGTTCatcttacaaaaaaaaatataggtaagatatatatatacgttTTGtgatcacaaaaaaaaataaatacatacatatatatatatatatattcacatatatattttacatcaCATTTCTTTTCTCATTgttttactttttatattatttttttttttttatttttttatttttttttttttttttttttcttaagaAAGAGCACCTTTTTTTGGATATGCCCAAActtttataaagaaaaaaaaaatttaaaggaatataaaatatccaAGATGATAGAGGAATTTTTAAACTTCCATAGTTTAGGATATgctcataaaaataaacatatgatAGAAATGTCTAAATCAAACCCTTtaagatatacatataaacattttggatatataaaagatatgcTGAAGCTTCCATTCCGTGTTGACATATATAACAGATTTAAAATCTTAGAAAATGAATTTCTCGTCACAGAAATAATTGAGCAAATGTATAAGGCTTTTTTCTGCGACAAccaaaagaaaaacaagGAACATATTAAGAGCAAtgtaaagaaaaatgaatataaaaaaggacaagtgaataataataataaaaaaaaatataataataataataatagtaataataatagtaataataatagtaaatatagtaataattattctaaagataattttaatttagaCAATAACAACACGAACGAATACAAAGATAAGGAAGTTCTACACAGAGAAGTGAGCTCAGAAAAGCTAGCTTTTTTTCCTaaagaatatacaaaaaaaattaatctaCAAGTTGTATTAGGAAATAAATAtcatgaaaaaaatgttgaTAGAAATAATAGACGAAATATTATTCCACACAATAGGGATAATAAGAAAGAACAAGttataaatgaaaagaatgatACACAGACGCATATAAgtaatatttgtaaaaatattgaaacgGATGAAAGTGAAGGAGAATATGATGATTACTATGATTATGATGTAAACAGTGAAGATGTAGAAGGTGATGATGTGGACGGTGACGATGTAAATGGTGATGATGTAAATGGTGATGATGTAGATGGTGATGATATAGATGATGTAGAGGATAAATATTATGGAGAAGATAGAGAAGACATAAGTAAGGtgcataaaaaatataaaagcaTTTCAGAAATTAAAGACGTTTTAATAGAAGAGGTCCCTAAGACATTTGAAGAGAATAATCCTttcaattataaaaattcgaaatataaatttagtaaagaaatagtaataatatcttcatctatattttttggaCATATGAAAAACATGTTTAactgtattttttattttgtgtgTCTTCTTTTGGTTATACAAATAGTGttaatacttttatatatatatatcaaaacgAACGATGAGGTTTCTATAATACTCAAGGATAAAGGACATACTGAGGAAATCTCTAACTATCTTAAGAGACtatcaaaatatatgttgAATAAAAGGTGTGTTAATACGAACATGGATCATTTTAAAAGTGGAAGGCACATGAGTAGTGTTAATTagcataaaaaataaaaaaaaaaataataaaaattaaaaaaaataaaaaaataaaaaaaaataaaaaaataaaaaaaatgaagggtgaaaataaagatatatacatatatatataaattataaaggGGAAGAGTGTGTAATAATTGAGGGTACcataattttttcaaaaatgtGTATGCACATATCCAATCCGTCATATATCCTAAATtaataagataaaaataaagacaagtaaaaaataaaaaaaaaaataaaaaataacataacaTAATTATGATTGagtaaaagaaattaaatatatatatatatatatatatgttatttatttatttatttatttatttattttattttattttatttttttttttttttcctgacttgttcatattgtttatttttaacatCCTTCCAATTGGTTGATAAAACTTTACCTCCTGATGTTtgctaaaataaaaataaaaataaaaaaaaaaaaaaaagtatatgtataaatatattttttcgtattatcatttaaatatatatatatatatatttttatttatatttacgaAAGACTTAATCATGGCACGCTTTGTGTCATCATCTCCTTcattgtaaatttttttaaaaaaataatccaCACTTTCGTCTTTGTCTTCCTTTATAAGCTATATGACAAAAGAGagatacaaatatatatgtatataaatgaataaaaaaaaaaaatatataaatgtatatgtatatatatatatatatatatatatatgtatatatttatttattaatttatttgcCTTTGCTATTTCGTTCCACTCTTCTACACTTTTTCCAGCAAACGGATTTACAACTTTACTGTTTTTTTCGTCACATTCATCATTGTTCGTTTTTGTTAAATTGTCCCAAGGTAcccctaaaaaaaaaaaaaaaaaaataaataaaataataaaaaataattaaattaaattagcatttgtacatataaattaaatcattatatatatatatatatatatatttatatatttatatttatttgtttaccttttatttccttttcaAGGATTATTTCAATTTTCATCTggatataacaaaaataaataaatgaatgttatttttttttttataattctatataaatatgttatttGCACGATATTGTAGGAAGCTACATATTTATTGTGTAACATGTAAGTTATAAAATTtggacatatatatatatatatatatatatatatatatatttaaatgcatttatttttttacctGTGTTAAGttaatttttgtttgttctgttataatatttgaaaacaaatatttttctaaatgatatatttcatcatcttttaaataaagaaaacaatatgaacacataaatataaatataaatatatacatatatatatatatattaatatatacacatgtatatattattttaatcatCAATACCGTTAATACAAATGATTAAGGACATGTAGTCATTTTTTATgtagtaaaaaaaatttttttcttcaaccTCTTTTTTGTacaatgtaaaaaataagttGTTATGAGTTTGTGACCAGTCATATCTGtaatcataaaataaataaataaataaataaataaaataataaataatatatatatttatatgtttatatgtaaGGTATATGGTCAATCATAAAGATTCATTTTTCATTCTAACCTGATGACTTTTTCATCAACAACTTTcttctcattttttaatttatttataaaatctaACTCAACTTTTTTAAACATGttgtgataaaaaaaaaaaatagatacatataaatatatatatatatatatatataaatatatctatattttttctgGAAGGATTGATAAATCCAGATGatgataaaatgaaataaaatatatatatatatatatatatatatatatatataacaatatgaacaaaataaattgaTTTTTGtcaattttaaattaatactttttaaaaatgaagcATATTACTATTAGAATGTGTAGAAGATTTgggatttaaaaaaaaaaataaataaaataaaaaataaaaggctcataagaaaatatattatatatattaaatatattatgtatattatatatattatatatatttataatatttatatatgtacgtGTGCATATATTAAGGAATtctaattattttaatatatacataataatatgtattaaaataaatatatatttatatatatatatatttgtgtgtgATTTGTttgtgttatatatattttgtaatttttataCGTGTTGCTCGCATAAGCATATTAAAGATATAAGATATTGAGATAATAGAGTATgacatataaatgaaaataatttgtaatttatatatatatatatatatatatatatatatatatatatatatttatatttatttatatattacaaagtGATAAATCCTTATTTTTACAGGTAGCTTATGCATCTTTTTTATGTCGATGCACTTGATCCTTATCATTATATGgtattataataagaatatgaTGTTTTGAGATGAATGaactaataatatattaagaatatattattttatttatataaaaatcaatgtaattacaaatataaaagatgctGACAATATGTATGATGTGATCtgttttatttgtttgtatCTATGGTTattgtttataataattgGAAATAATATCTTCTTATTATGTGCAGgagaaaatttaaaaaaagtggAATGTGAAGGTATTTTAATTTACGacgatataataaatatttccaaaaaaaataaagaggaATATTtagaaggaaaaaaaaaaaaaaaaagtagagatatatttcatataccatattttattatatacaaaaatgtgaataaaaatgtattttcTTCAAATGAACATTATAATGGTTTATCTGTTTTTATGAagcataatataaatacaagagaaaaaattgaagaagaaaaaataaatgtgttaaataattttttatataaaatatataatacagaggaatatagaaaagaaataaataaatatataaagaataatatacaGAATGATATTAATCTgtatatatcctttttaaaaaagaataagaaagcattatttttaaaatcgAGTTTGTTAGAAAGtctttataaaaattgtagATCTATACATTTAAAAGACAATCattatgtaataaataaaaattgtttatctcataaatatatattgtttaatTGGATAGATGAAGATgtttttttcaataaatggaatgataatatgaaaagaTATGATAATTCTTCTTCGATATATAAAAGTTATAAATGTccaatattatcatttattcaTATAGCCAAAATAGATTTGATAAAGGCTtcttttccatattttttaaaatacttttttcttgatgttttaaaaaaaaaaaatgaaaaggcatataatttattccttttttttatgaacaataaaattataaaggaTGTAGTAATAAACATGTTTGTAGACAAAAGgatggaaaaaaataaatataaatataatgataaagcAAAAGATGAGGaacataaaacatataaatttaagaaccattattataataaatatgtatttaatatatcttttaatatatatataaagaattacaAAATTTTGGATATGTTATCTCattttttcaataaatttgtttgttaccataaaaaaaataatatatttcttatgaatcataataataatagtaatagtaatatatatatttatttaaaaaataagaagcAAATTATtcatcataaaaattatatatataattatggtatagaaaaaaatttgtattttattccatatttgtttttaagtttatatgaagaagaggaagaaaagaaaaaaccggtgaatacatttttattttttaattacagAGTAGAAAACCTATTAAATGTGGTTGAGATATTTCAAATAGGGATGCATGGAGAAAATGattactttttatataaaggtgatgataagaatatggatgtaaatataaatatgatgagTTTTATATTAAGCAGACAAGAAATATCATCCTATGACAATAgtgagaaaaaatatataagtgatgagaataataatattgaaaggGAAcagatatatatgtttaaaaatataaagaaaattaaagaaaaaaaagaatcatataaaaataatagtttaaataaaaatatcaaaagtaatattataatagatAGAATAGACAttaatatgaagaaaaaggattcatcttttttaaaatgtaaaatGATTATTCGAGATTTAtatggtaataatatatttatagatagagagaaaaaaataaataataatatatattgtccttttttaaatatagaaaattataaagaagATTCTTCTCATTTTATGACAACATATGTATATGACATAATAtttgaagataaaaataaaataaatacaactCAAGGGGAAAATATTAAcactttatataataataataataataatattaaaggaaaaaatatgaacacattatataataagactatatataataataataatattattaaatatctTATCAATAGTGATAGGAACAACAGAatagaagatataaaaatttatacatatgattatattaacatatattataaaacctTATTACAAAATAGATATGTAGTTccatgtttaaaaaaaaaaaaaataaataatgttaatatatataaatataattattataataatatatatgataaggATATGTTATGTTCagaatatgatatatatgaattttcGGATGggaaaatttatttaaattgtaGTGAgcaaaatgataaaaataaaaataaaaatataatcaataataataataataatatatggaataatataaatgataaggataaagaagatataaaaatatatgctgataaaaaaaatgtttatatacataaaaattatgataatgatatgttaagtatatatacatatgatttttatttatatctaaatgaaatatcttttccttcttttttttttcaagaaCAAAAACAATTTCATACTGAACATATATGCAATGAATcctttttaaataaacaaGAAAATGATTACTAtcataattcatataatactATCTATGATCTTAAACTTgtcaataattttatttatatacccaatacaaatataacagaaggaaataatcatatattcaatatatataatgtttataataaaaataaaatattacataatgttttaaaagttaattatatggaaaaaatgaattatcctatttattatgatttatattataatacaacAGATTTTTATGTGAATaacacttatatatattcaataccAAGAGGTactgataatataaattacatCTTCTATATAACTACTTCTactatatttcttttaattttcataactttttatatcttctataatttttaaacttatcaaattataaataaaaaaactacccaaaaaaaatatatatatatatatatataaatgtgtaaatatatatggggacatatacataaataaatgtttaaagtgctttaatttttttttatttaaactttgaacacacacatatatatatatatttatatattttatttgttgagaccaaaaattaaaaaggttTTATGAGtactatttttaaatattaaatgtttGTGTATATAAGGTCccacaaaaagaaaattcataaaaaatattgaaaaaaaaaaaaaaaaaaaaaaaaaaaaaagagcacatattataaataaataagtaaatatataaatatatataatataatcattttataCATTCAttcttaaaaattatatatttttatttatttatttttattttttattttttttctctttgagataataaaacaataaaagcatatacatatatatatatatatatatatatatatatatatatttatttatttatttatatgtgtaaaaTTCAAAACATACATTATTCCTATGAtgtgacaaaaaaaaaatgattggaaataaaataacaaacaCTCTGTTTTTTTCTAAgaaaaaatgtttttattttataaaatgtatcaAGAGAGGTTATAAgatattatttgtaaatgAAAAacgaaataataattttttacatatgaTGAAAACTTcgaatacatataatatgtcaaataaaaaaattgttttatttaatatagatgagaataatttaaatatcagaaaaagaattaataagTTACTTACAAGtagtataatattatcttctATATCTATATGTTTAATAGAGTTTAATATATTACCTAATGTATATggttttataatatgttttgtattaatattatatattattatgaattatacgttttataattctttaatattaagGGCTGTGTTAGATTATCATAACAAgactttattattatatccattcatgttaataaaaagaaaagatgttttaaaacaaattattatttcgCTTCATgagattaaaaaaattaaaaaaattaataattatataaaagtttatataaaaccaaaaaatatacaagaaaagaaaatcaaATGTTGGTCATTTCTAAATATGTTACCATATTATTTCCCTCGATATactttttcaaaaaataatattatatctaaaaataaatatcaagatatattatatccttatgattttaataatttaaatatagcagtgtttgataaaaaaaatacaaaccTTTCGAATATCACACCTATaaacatacaaaaaaatgatcAAGGGTTCCCTTTAAATGTTAAGgaggaaaataaattattgtcacttttaaaattataacatttttttttgtgagcctttaaaagataaaaaaattttatgggCACATGGATGCTACAAAATGTATtacaaaaaagtaaaaataatatatacatatatatatatatatatgtgtatatatttatatttatatatttgttcatGTATTGAAAGTGGGGGGGGATACCATATTTGAAGTTAGTTATACgttttgataaaaatatcacACATatgcatatacatataaacacacacaaacacatatatatatatatatatatatatatatatatttatatgtgtattttttttttttttttttttttgtcatgttataaattatatgaacacATAAAcacattaaaaaattaaaaaaaaaatttgtatgATCCActtgataatatttatgaggactacattttttttataaatcatATGTTCATCATTTTAATACGTTTAGATATATTAAGCTTTGTAGGATGTGGTTTCCTGTCTGACATTTTAGATAATCTTACATAATATAGATTAAAATCTAATCTAGATGCTAATAATCTTAGAGATGATATTTTATCTCTGTTTGTATTTTtagaatacatatataagaatttattttcacctaataataaacaaataaatttataaatataatttctataatatttcaataacattttaatatCTTTAATTGTACTTTCTcctataattttataattaatataataattaatataatcaatataattatcatgaTTTTGATATGGATCATcattgatattattttgatcatttttttcatttgttatCTCTTCCATATCTATATCTTTTCTTTCTTGTATgagttttttaatttcattataattCTCACATATTAAAGAAACTAATGAActtgtaatatttataaatcttgttataatatctaatattttatttaaacattTATGTGattcattttctatattatgtTGTATAtaatcttcattattatttttattatatttatttgttcctCTTTCTTTATATTCGCTGTCACCACCATTATCATCACCACCATTACCATCTTGATGGTGGTGTTTTCTTATCCTTTCTTTTTGCTCCtttgaatttttatatatatttaaattatgattactcatataatattcttcCATATCTATGTATTCATTATCTTGTGTATTTGTATAAGAAGAAGaataatcattatataaataattatcttcttcttcatctgtATTTGCAACATaataagaattataattattataattattatgattgcTACGATTGTTACGATCGTGTTTCCTTCTTGCTGATAATATAAGGTCATGATAATTTCCTAAGAATAAATCATACTGTATTTgtgtaatataattataatgtgCTTTGATTAATTGATCTAAATTATTACataagaaaatttttttttgaaatgcACGCCAATTAGTATCTATAacatcataataaaaataagataatatattttgaataaaatGGAACATTTCATTTCTTATAGtattacaaaaattaaatagagaattataataaatgatatttattattttaaataaatgtgTAAATAAATACCACATATTAGATAATTCacattgtattttttttaatttgattaataaaatatttatacttttatatatattttttattttcttagtaaatattatatctaaTGGTTTCTCTactaaaaaatcaaaaactAAAACATCCCAACCAGTATCTCCTCTTTTCACATTAAATTTATCAAGTgtcaatttatttattatatttgaatCCTGagtaaataatgaagaagattTTATACATAAATCTAATTTACTATTAAGATAATGtctttttaattcttctgcattcatatataaatcatttttcatattctcAAATAATGTTTCAAATAAATCACCATCAACTAATAAAAGGAAATGACGAAATGCTTGGAATgtttcatataaattataattatttaataatacatttatcaaattcttatt
Encoded here:
- a CDS encoding calcyclin binding protein, putative — encoded protein: MFKKVELDFINKLKNEKKVVDEKVIRYDWSQTHNNLFFTLYKKEVEEKNFFYYIKNDYMSLIICINDDEIYHLEKYLFSNIITEQTKINLTQMKIEIILEKEIKGVPWDNLTKTNNDECDEKNSKVVNPFAGKSLIKEDKDESVDYFFKKIYNEGDDDTKRAMIKSFQTSGGKVLSTNWKDVKNKQYEQDI